Part of the Deltaproteobacteria bacterium genome is shown below.
CCGTCGTCTGCCGCGGAACGCGGCGCCTCATGCCACGCGGCAGCCGGCTCGCGGTCCTTCCGGGCGAGGTGGAGATCGTGATCGAGGCGCCCATCCCGACCGCGGGCCTCGGCTACGCCGATCGCGACAGGCTCGCGGCGCGCGTGCGCGAGGTCATCGAGCGTCACCACACGGGCTGGTGAGGGGCCGTGAGATGAGCGCCATGCGCGCCGCCTTCTGCCACGCGGTCGGGAAGCTCGTCGTCGAGGAAGTGCCGCGCCCGACGCCCGGCCCCGGCGAGGTCGTGGTCCGGGTGCGCAACTGTGGTATCTGCGGCTCGGACCTGCACTGGTACCACGATCAGATGATGGTCCCGGCGGTCTGCCCCGGGCACGAGATCGCGGGCGAGGTGGCGGAGGTGGGCGCTGGGGTGACGGCGCTAAAGGCCGGCGATGCGGTCGCGATCGAGGGGATCGCCTCGTGCGGCACGTGCCGCTACTGCCTCGCCGGCGACTACCAGCGCTGCCTCGCGATCGGCTTCGTCGGCCTGACGATCCCGGGCGGCTTCGCCGAGTACGTTCGCATGCCGGCCCGGCACTGCTTCCGCGTGCCGGCGGGCGTCGACTTCGCGACCGCGGCGCTCAGCGAGCCGCTCGGCGTGGCCGTGCACGGCGTGCGGCTCTCCGGGCTCGAGATCGGCCAGCGGGTCGCGGTGCTCGGCGCGGGGACGATCGGCCTCGCGGCGGTGGTCGCGGCGCGCGCCGGGGGCGCCGGCGAGATCGTCGTCGTCGCGCGACGCCCGCAGCAGAAGGCGGCGGCGATGGCGCTCGGCGCAGACCGCGTGATCGACGACGGCGATCCCGGCGGCCTC
Proteins encoded:
- a CDS encoding zinc-binding dehydrogenase yields the protein MSAMRAAFCHAVGKLVVEEVPRPTPGPGEVVVRVRNCGICGSDLHWYHDQMMVPAVCPGHEIAGEVAEVGAGVTALKAGDAVAIEGIASCGTCRYCLAGDYQRCLAIGFVGLTIPGGFAEYVRMPARHCFRVPAGVDFATAALSEPLGVAVHGVRLSGLEIGQRVAVLGAGTIGLAAVVAARAGGAGEIVVVARRPQQKAAAMALGADRVIDDGDPGGLLADAADAPIDLVIETVGGTADTLDTAAAACRPGGTICVLGAFTRSPPFPALFVLAKELRVIGSLVYGRAGARADFDIALDILRRQGRRIAETLITHRFPLAEIGTAFATAADKTTGSIKVTIEA